The stretch of DNA CTCGTCAAAATCCACTGGCTCGCTTTTTCGGAAATCCCAGAGATCAGCAGCCCGAAGAGTTTCAGCGGCAGGGTCTCGGCTCGGGCGTTATTGTCTCAAAGGATGGATACATCCTTACCAACAATCATGTTATAGAAAAGGCTGATGAAGTAGAAGTACAGCTTTATAATGACAAGCAATATGAAGCTGAAGTTATTGGCACTGATCCGCGTACTGATATTGCAGTACTTAAAATTGACGCCGACAAACTTGATGTTATAAAGCTGGGCAAAAATGCAAAAACCCGCGTGGGAGAAATGGTTTTGGCCATTGGAAGCCCCCTGCAGCCCGGCTTGGCACATTCGGTATCTATGGGAATCATCTCTGCTAAAGATCGCTCAATAGGTATCCTCGAAAAGCAAGGCGGATATGAAAACTTTCTCCAAACGGATGCTGCTATTAATCCCGGTAACTCAGGCGGAGCCCTCATTAATATGGACGGCGAACTCATTGGTATTAACTCTGCTATCGCCTCACGCTCGGGCGGCAGCGATGGCATCGGTTTTGCAGTACCGATTGATATTGCCAAACGCGTAATGAAATCAATTATCAAAAATGGGCGTGTAGTACGTGCTTATCTTGGTATTGCGGGACAGGATATTACCCCTACTCTGGCAAAAGCATTGGAGTTGGATAGCAACAGGGGGATCGTCGTCAATCAAGTAAGTGAAGACACTCCTGCAGAAGAAGCCGGACTTCAAGAAGGCGATGTCATTCAAAAACTAAATGGAAAAGAGATATTAAATTACGGAAACTTCCGTACAAACATTGCTACTTCAAGTCCCGGTGATGAGATTCAGTTACATATTTTACGGGATGGCCAAATGAAAAAAGTATCTATTACCCTTGGCGAGCTACCCAATGAATTAGCGATGGATCAACAGACCACTCCAGATAAAACAATGAAAAAACAACTGGGCTTTCGCGTACAGGATCTGACGCCCAAAATTGCACAACAGCTTAACTTGAATCGAGGTCAGGAAGGTGTAGTTGTAGCTCAAATTTCGCAACAAAGTGAAGCCTACCGGCAGGGCCTTCGCCAAGGACATGTTATTACCAGCGTTGGGAATCAATCTATTGCAGATGTCTCAGACTTTAATGATGCCATCAATAACCTGATAGAACAAGAAAAGGATGTCGTTTTACTTCGCGTCCTCGCTGGAGAAAATAGCCGATTAGTTGCCTTTGAATTATGAGATAGATAATCACCATAGCTAATTTAAGGAGGCTCTTCCACTTGGGAGGGCCTTTTTTTATGACAAGCTGACGAATTTATTTGACAAATCGTTAGCTTTAATTGCTGTGGCACTTTATTTGCTTAGATAATAGTGTAAGCAATCAAACAATTTTAAAAGGCACTTTTTTGCCATATGGAATACAAAAACTATTACGACATACTCGGAGTTGGAAAAAATGCTTCTCAGGATGAGATAAAGAAGGCCTATCGCAAAAAGGCGGCCAAATATCATCCTGATAAAAACCCGGATGATCCCTCTGCAGAAGAAAAATTTAAAGAGGTAGGTGAAGCCTACGAAGTATTAAAAGATCCTGAAAAACGAGAGTTGTATAATAAGGTTGGTAAAGACTGGAAAAAATATCAGCGGGCCGGCGGCAACGCCCAAGATTTTAACTGGTCAGACTATACCCAACAAGGGCAAAGTCGTGGCCGGCGACAGCAACGTCAAACCAATTTTGACATCAATGACCTTTTTAACGGTGGAGCACAACAAGGACGTGCCCGTACCGGACAAGGCGGATCTTTTTCCAGCTTTTTTGAAACTATTTTTGGCGGCGGCGGTGGGGGCAACCCGTTTGAACAGGCACGAGGACAACGAACCCGCACTCAGCAACGAAGAAC from Fodinibius salinus encodes:
- a CDS encoding Do family serine endopeptidase, which codes for MKKYRSSYLLLALAAVFIVGFYSVDFQSKNASVISLPDFSSNTDIQKSEQKSTPTLSEFNDAIVDVAEKAKSTVVTVTVTQTVEARQNPLARFFGNPRDQQPEEFQRQGLGSGVIVSKDGYILTNNHVIEKADEVEVQLYNDKQYEAEVIGTDPRTDIAVLKIDADKLDVIKLGKNAKTRVGEMVLAIGSPLQPGLAHSVSMGIISAKDRSIGILEKQGGYENFLQTDAAINPGNSGGALINMDGELIGINSAIASRSGGSDGIGFAVPIDIAKRVMKSIIKNGRVVRAYLGIAGQDITPTLAKALELDSNRGIVVNQVSEDTPAEEAGLQEGDVIQKLNGKEILNYGNFRTNIATSSPGDEIQLHILRDGQMKKVSITLGELPNELAMDQQTTPDKTMKKQLGFRVQDLTPKIAQQLNLNRGQEGVVVAQISQQSEAYRQGLRQGHVITSVGNQSIADVSDFNDAINNLIEQEKDVVLLRVLAGENSRLVAFEL